AGGACAAGTGGTTGCCGCGGTCTTGCTTGGGAATGGGGATGGGCTGGAGTACTCCGGGCTCATCACTGGATAACTGCAGGTAGTCCTGAGCAAGAGGTGTGTCGCTGATTTTGCTGATTTGCTCAGTGTTGATCCCGTAGACCTGCTGGTAGCCGTCTGCTTGCATGGGCTCTTTATCGGGGGTGCGCTCATTGGCGCGGGCATGGGCTACGAGCGTGACATTTCCTGAAGGGGGAGTGGGGATGTTGGGCGCCTCCCCGGCGCTGGTTGGCTCAAAGCCCCGATTCACTAACACCACCGGCCCGTGATCGATTTGGAATGGCACGAGCGATTGGTAGGAAGGCCCGGATTCTACGGGGCGCATGCGCAGGAGCACTTCTTTGTCGGGGAGGTAGTGTCCGTCGATGCGCACGCGGCGCCATTCTTGGTCGTTGGTGATGTGGCCTTGGGTGTTGAAGACGTTTTGGTAGTTGGTGGGTTCTTCTTCAAAGGCTGCGTCGACGTGTTCGTTGCGGTTGACGATGTCGCGGTCTTTTCCTAGTTGCCAGGGTGATAGCACGGTGAAGGCGAGGTAGGAAAAGGCGATGACGAGCACGGTGGTGATGACCCAGCCGGGGGTGAGAAAGACTTTCCAGCCGGAGCGTTTAGTGCTGCTCACTGAGCTGCTCCTTGATCCAGGTGATGATGCCGGGGGTGGCGTCGAGGATCTGGTCGCGCGCGGTGCGGAAGTCTTCGGCGTCGCCGTAGTAGGGGTCTTCTACGTCGAGGGTGTCGGCCTGTGGGTCGAAGCTGCGTAGCAGGCGGATGCGTTCTTTGGGGTAGCCGAGTTGTTGGAGGGCTTTTTCGTGTCCTTGGTCTAGGGCGATGAGTAGGTCGGCGTCTTCGGCTTCTTGGCCGATTTGTTGGGCGCGGTGTTTGGTGCCGTCGTAGCCTTTTTGGCGTAGTGCTTGGATGGCGCGCCGGTCGGCTCCTTGGCCGATGTGCCATCCGCCGGTGCCGCAGGAGCTGACGGTGACGTGATCGGCTAGGTTTTCGGCCTCGACGGCGTCTTGCAGGATGACGTCTGCCATGGGTGAGCGGCAGATATTGCCGGTGCAGACGAACACCACTGATAGTTGCTCAGTTGAAGAAGCCATGAATTTTTTCCTCCAAGGTGGTTATATCGCCAGCGTAGTCAAAGGCTTGGTCCCATTCTGCTGGTTCGCCATGGCCCCAGCCTACGAGGATGGTGGGGATGGCAAAATGTGCTGCGCCTTCGGTGTCGTGGGTTCGATCGCCGATCATCAGCGTTGGGGTGGTTGCTGGGTCGGCGTCGAGGGTGTCGAGCACGTGTTGGATGACTGCCTGTTTGCCTTGGCGGCCTCCTTCGACGTCGGCGCCGCCGATGAAGTGGAAGTGTTGGGCAACGCCTAGGTGTTCGAGGGTGCGTGCGGCAAGTTCTTGGTTTTTGCTGGTGGCGGTGCACAGGGTGTAGCCGTTTTGGCGCAGTTTTGGCAGCAGTGTGTCCCATCCGGGAAACAGTGTCGCGTTGTGCCATCCGTGTTCGCGGTAGTCGGCGCGGAAGGCGGCGAGGCCTTGGGTTGCTGTTTCGTGGTCGAGGCCGAGGTCTCGGAGTGTGTCGTAGATTTGCGGGCCGGGCACTTTGCGTAGCCTGTCTTCTTCAGGAATTGGTTGCTCGATGGCTTCAAGCGCGGTGATGAAACTCGCGCGTATTCCTGGGTAGGAGTTCACGATGGTTCCGTCTACGTCGATAAGCAAAATAGGCACGGCTTTTAGTCTTACATTTTTTCTTTCGGCGATTACACTCAGCCCAGTGTTTGATCCTCGTATTCATGGTGATGCCGATGCTCGTGGGGCCTCGGTGGATTTTGCTGTGAATGTGGCTTCGCACACACCGGCGTGGTTGCAACAGGCCATTGTGCAGGCGGTGCCGTCGTTGCGTGATTATCCCGATCCGGCCAGTGTGGCTGAGGTTGAGGCGATGATCGGCCAGTATCACGGTGTGCCGGCGCAGCGGATCATGTTGGTCGCGGGTGCCGCGGAGGCTTTTGCCATGTTGCCGCGTTTAAGCCCTGCGCATCCGCTTGTGATTCACCCCGGTTTTAGTGAACCTGATGCGATTTTCGGCCCTGGCGTCGCTCACGCGGTGCTCGATCCGCCTTTTGATCAGCTTTGGGCCCCCGATGCCGCGGACATGGTGATCGTGGGCAATCCCACCAACCCCACTGGTGTGCTGCACGATGTGTCTTCGTTGAGGGCACCGGGGCGCATTCTGGTGGTAGATGAGGCCTTTTTGGATGTGGTGGGAGAGCAGTATTCGATGATTCCTGCCCAGCTTGACGACGTCCTCTGCCTGCGAAGCCTGACCAAAACCTGGGGCATTGCTGGTTTAAGAATTGGCTACGTGGCAGGTGATCCCGCCCTGCTTGATCGCCTGCGCCAACAACGAGCCCACTGGCCGGTAGGCACCCTGCAGATTGCGGCCGCGCGTGCTGTGTTTAGCCAAGGTGTGCACGAGCTTCCAGCCATTGCGCGCAGCATCGATGCCCGGAGAACCCAGATGCAATCGCTGCTTGAGCAACACGGCTTTGTCATGGCAAGTGATTCTCGCGCACCCTTTGTGCTTGTCAAGCCACCGTGTGCTGATGCAGAAGCGACTCGCCAGCGCTTATTAGGCCGAGGTATTGCGGTGCGGCGTTGTGATACCTTCCCCGGTCTAGACTTAAACCACTGGCGTTTGGCCGTGAAACCGCCTGAAGATGTCCAAGCACTACTTCAGGCAATGCAGGAGATTGGAGCACTGAACACACCGTGAGCACCACCAATAGCGTTAGCTCGGTTGTCCATGCCTTAGAGCGTGCGTATCCACCGCATCTGGCCGAATCATGGGACGCAGTGGGGCTTATCTGCGGTGATCCCGAAGCGCCGGTAACAAAGGTCGCCTTTGCCCTCGACTGCACCGAAACCGTGGCCGATCAAGCCATCGCCGCCGGAGCCCAGATGCTCGTGGTGCACCACCCGCTGCTGCTAAGGGGCGTCACCAGCGTTGCTGCCGATACGCCTAAAGGCAAGATCATTCACAAGCTCATTCGCAACAACGTGGCCTTGTTCGCAGCGCACACCAATGCCGATTCTGCGCGCCCAGGTGTTAACGATCAGCTCGCCACCCTTTGCGGCATCACCCCAGGTCGGCCACTCGCGCCCAAACTTCAAGGCCTCGACAAATGGGGCGTGCAAATACCCGCAGAGCAGGCAGCAGCGCTCAAAGACGCGATCTTTAGCGCCGGGGCCGGCGAGATCGGTGAATATAGCCAGTGCGCCTTCAGCTTCGAAGGCCAAGGCCAATTCCTCCCCAGCGCCAACGCAAACCCAACCAGGGGAACACGCGAGCAGCTAAAAACCCTGAAAGAAATGCGCATCGAGTTCGTCGCACCGCGCGGGCGCAGAAACGCGATCATGCACGCACTGCGCGAAGCGCACCCCTATGAGGAGCCAGCCTTCGACATCACCCAACTACAGCCCACCGAGCCTATCGAACAAGCCTGTGGCCTCGGCAGGATCGGCACCCTAGAGCAGCCAATGCGCTTTGAAGACTATGTGCAAATGATCGCCAACCAGCTCCCAGCCACCGCCTGGGGCGTGCGAGCAGCAGGCGACCCAGATAGACAAGTGCAATGCATCGCCGTGAGCTCAGGTGCAGGCGATGGGTTTATCGAAGAAGCCGCAAAGCTCGGCGCCGATGTCTTCTTAAGCTCCGATCTGCGCCACCACCCCGTTGATGAGGCCCTGCGAGCCTTTGACCTGTGCATCATCGATACCGCGCACTGGGCCAGCGAATACCCCTGGACAAGCCAAGCCTCCCAGGTGATCGCCCAGGCGCTGCCAGACGTTGAAGTCGAGGTTCTTGCCACCCGAACAGATCCTTGGACCATTGCCAAACACCCCCAAGACCACTAATACGCGAGGAAGAACATCACGATGCATCTAGCACTGCCCCTTCAAGAAAAATTGCTGGAACTATCCACCCTGGAGCGCAATGGCGACGTAGCGATGGTGGAAGTAAAAAGCGAAGAGCAGCAAGAACTTGAGCGTTTAAGCGCCAAGCAGGTGCGTATTCGCGATGCGGCAGCTTCTGCCCAATTAGCCGTTGACGATATGGAATTAGAAATCCGCCGCATCCAAGATGATGAGCGCAAACTGCGTCGCAGGCTAGAAGATAACCGCCGCCAGCTCGGCGCCGCCACCGATGAAGAGACTCGCAAAGATCTCCAGCACGATCTGCACTCCTCGCAGGTGCGCATCCAAAACCTCACCTCGGAAATGCAAGAAGCACACAATGAGGTCCACGCACTCAGGGCGAATCGCGATTTATATCAGCAGCAGTTGCGAGATATTGAGGCAGAGGTAGCAAAAGCGCAGCGTGCCGTAGACGCCCTGCCGAAGGATACGTCGAAAGAGGATGTGCGCGGGCGCGTCGAAAAGCTCAAAGAAGCCCTGCCCGAAGATATCCTTGCGGCCTATGAGGAACGCAGGAACGAAAACGGCATCGGTGCGGCGAAGTTCAATGGGCGATCCTGCGGAGGCTGCCACATCATGCTGCCGGTAGCTGAGGCCTCGCGCATCCGCCAAGCGCCCGAAACTGAGGTGCCGGAATGCGGAGAATGCGGCAGCTTCCTCATCCGAGGACACGCTGCATGAGCACACACCTACTCATCGAAGCCGATGGAGGCTCACGCGGAAACCCAGGGCCAGCAGGCGCCGGCACAGTCGTTCGCGACGCAGAAAGCGGAAAAGTGCTCGCCACCTTGGCCTATGTGGTGGGCAAAGCCACCAATAATGTCGCCGAATACCGCGGGCTACTCAACGGCCTGGAAGTAGCCGCCGCCCTAGGCGCACGCAAAGTAAGCGTTCGCATGGACTCCAAGCTCGTCGTAGAGCAAATGTCCGGGCGCTGGAAAATCAAGCACCCAGACATGCGCGAGCTCGCCATGGAATGCAAAGCCATCGAGCGCGGCTTCGAGCAGGTGGAATACCAATGGGTGCCCCGCAAAGAAAACTCCCGTGCCGATGAACTAGCCAACGAAGCCATGGACGCCATCGCCAAAGGTGCCGCACCCGGCTACGTCGCAGGCTACGAGCCACCAAGCAAAGAGCACACCCAAAGCACCACAAGCAGCACGAAGCCAGACCAAGGCGAGGAGCAAAAGAATTGCCCCACAGTGTGGAATGGTGCCACCACCAAAGCCACACGCCTGCTGCTGCTACGCCACGGCCAAACAGCAATGTCGGCCCAGCGCCGATACTCCGGGCGCTCCAACCCACCACTTTCTGCCATCGGCACGCAACAAGCCGAAGCCGCAGCCCAATACCTGGCTGCGCGAGGCGGCATCGATGCCATCGTGGCCTCGCCACTGCAGCGTTGCCAGCAAACTGCTCAGGCGGCGGCAGCCGCACTCGGTATGAAGGTGCACACCATGGACCCCCTTCAGGAAATGGACTTTGGTGATTGGGATGGGCTGACGTTTGCTGAGGCTCGCGAATCGGATCCCGAGCGGCATCAGCAGTGGCTTGAAGATCCCTCCATGGCCCCGCCTGGGGGCGAATCACTCGCGCAGGTGTACCGGAGGGTGAAAAAGGCCAGGGCTCGTATTGCAGAAGATTTTGGCCCCGGCACCATCTTGGTGGTCAGCCACGTCACGCCCATCAAGGCCATCTTGAGGGAAGCCTTGGGTGCCCCGGCGACGATGTTCCACAAAATGCACTTAGACCTTGCTTCTTTATCCATCGCAGAGTTCTATGCCGATGGGCCAACCTGTGTGCGCTTAGTCAACGACACCTCCTATCTGCCAGCCACCAACTAAGAGGGTGCGGCGAGAAGGCCTTGCGCGTGTACACTAAAGCCGCGCGAATGAGCCGGCTGGGCGATTGCGTCTGTGTGAACCAGCGTCGATTGATGTTCTAGGCACATGGCCGAGGAAAGTCCGGACCCCAAAGAGCACGGTGGTTGCTAACGGCAACCCGGGGAAACCCGAGGGCAAGTGCAGCAGAAAGTAAACCGCCTCCAGGTATGTTCCTGGCGGTAAGGGTGAAAGGGTGCGGTAAGAGCGCACCGGCAGCTACGGCGACGTAGCTGGCCAGGTAAACCCCACCGGGGGCAAGGCAAGAGGGCGCACGAAGCTTCACCCAGGTAAGAGGTGAGAAGTGTGCCTGCGCGGATTGAAGGCGGCTCGCCTAAACGTCCGCGGGTAGCTGCTTGAGGTCGCGAGCAATCGCGGCCCTAGATGGATGATCGCCGCCTTGGCTGCATCAACTGGTGCAGGCGGGTACAGAATCCGGCTTATAGGCCGGCTCATTCGCTGCGCTTCGTACTCTCCCTGCGCAGGTGCGCTTATTGGATACAGCGCAGGTGGGCTTATTGGCTATTGCTTGAGGCTTGCTCACCACGCTGAATCAGCATCACCTCAAAACCATCCTGGCTTAAAGCCTCGGCCACCGAATCTGCCTTGTAGTCAGGAACCAAACACAGCACCGATGCGCCCGAACAACGCGCTGCCGCAGCACCACGCTGGAGGCACAATTGGGCAGTAGCTTCAAGTGCCTCAGGGGCCTCGAGCAGGCGTACATACTCCTGGTTCGAGGCATTCATCGCAGGAACAATATCGGCAGTTCTGCGCGAACGAATAGCGCTGGTGGTGGCGATGGTGCGATCAATTTCGTGCTCCAAGTAGCGCAACCAACGCTGCGCCTGATCCACCGTCGGGGCCTGGGATTTGGGGTGCACCTGATGCACCGCTTTCAGCCACGCCAGAACGCGCTCACGAGCATTAGGCAGCAGCCTCAAACTCGGGGCCGCAAAGGCGGTGGTGACATCGTCGATAAAGCGCTGCATGGCGGCCTGGTCGGCTTGGGGGAATGCCTGCGGCGGGCACACAGTGAGCAATTGGTAGCCAAAATCTTGGGTATGAGTGACCTGGGTGATGGAGCCATCGGCATAATCCATCACATTGAGGGCCTGGCCTTGGCCTCGTAGCGCGGCGGTGTAGCGAGCACGGCTGGGGGCCTGCTGCGAAATCGATGCGGCCGCTTGGGCGCACACCTGCGCCAGCTTGGTGCGAGCAGGGCCTAGTTGATGTTCTTCAGGTTCTTGCACCAGCGTCAGGGCAATGGCGATATCCAACGCCTCGTCTTCGCCGAGTCCGGCGTTGTGGGGGATGGAGCTGATCACGCTGATATCCATGCCGGGGGTTTCGCGGCTAATGAGCTGCCGGTGCATCATCGTAAACACCACCATGCCTACCCTTTGAGCAAGATCGAGATCTCCGGCAGGCTGCTGATTGCGAAGCTGCTGCAAATCGGCCTGGAAGTAATTATCTGCGGCCGTCTCGCCGTTGCCACCAAGCTGAATGCTGCGCACCTGGATTTTCGAGTCTTCTCGCACACTTCGCGCAACGGCCAGGCGCTGGTGGCCAAGCGCTACGAGCACCATGCCACCTGCGTGATCGCTCAATTCGCCCAATAGGGGGCAGGTGGCTGGAGCAGATGCCACGATTGCTTGGCCGTGGGCCCATTCCCGGTGGGTGCTTAAGGCAAGTGCTTCCACGTCGATTGGCTTCGTGGACCACAGGGGCATGGGTTCTCCTTGTTCGCTTCGTGGCTTATTCGCTTTGTGGCTAGTTCGCTTTGCGGCGCCGGGTGGGGCGTTGATGCGCAAGATATAAGTTTGGCACAACACCTTGATAAGCAGGTTGTAGCTTTACTCTAGTGCGTCGGTGATGCAGTGTTGCACAACCACTAAAAACTTTGGGCAGTACCTGTTTTCATCGCCTGGTGATGCTCAGGCCAGTATGCGCTTAGGTGTACCCGAGATGCCGCTGGGGCTATGTGCACATGGACATATAGGCATAGGCCTGCGTACCGTTGGAACTAATCAGTGACTCAGGCGGATACGGAATGCCGAGTCACAAGCGAATGCAGTGAAAGGACGCCTGGCATGGCAGAAGCAGACTATCAGTGGTACTACAACCTCAAAACTGGTGAGGTTGCCCAGGGTAAGGAATTTCCCTCCATGGACCGCATGGGCCCTTATGAGTCGAAGGAAGCAGCACAGCACGCTTTAGAAATTGCCAATGAGCGCAACGAAGAAGCCGATGAGCAAGAAGCAGCCTGGGAGGGCGAAGAGGACTAGCCTCCGGTTGTTATCTTCTTGCACACCCAGTGCCCTCACGCGAAGGGCACTGGGTTTTTCCTTCTTTTACGCCACCAGGATGCTTGAGCCGCTAGTGCTTGCCCAGTGCCCGCTGGAGCTTCGATGCCCTTGCAGCCTTGTGCGCGCCTTGGGCTTGGAGCATGCGCGCAGCGCTTTGCAAAAGCTCCTCACCTTGAGCCGCTTCTAGCGCCCCTTCGCGCAATTCCACTTCCCATTCCCGCCAGCGATCCTGATGATTCTCAGAAGTTGCGGTGACGTGATCATCACAGAATTCGGCTACTACCTCGCCTGATGCACCGATGAGCAATGTTTCTACCCGGCGGTTGCGAATCCTTGCCACCTCTTTGAGTGCCGACTGCCCAATGATGCCGGCGACTTCTTCTCGCAGCGTGTGAGGCACCTCCATGGCATCGCCGAGCGGGCACTGTAGTTCTTCTCTGCCGTGCTCGCCGGTGGTTTTCAGGTGCCATCCTGCATCTTTGCCGCCGACTCTTCTGCGCAGTGTGATCTTATTGGCGGCAAGTAGCAGATCCTCGGTATCAAAATAGCGAGCGTCGAGTTCCATGGTGGTGGTATCACCTATGGCACTGACGTGCATGATCTCTGTGAGTTCGGCATCGGGCTGTGATGCATCCACATCGAATTTGATCTCTTGTTCAACGGTGCGCTTGGGGCTCATGCTTGCAGTTCTACCAGCATTGGTGGCGTTGTTTGGATCATGCGCCTCCACCGCGCGCCCAAGGTGCGCCACGCAGGCAGGATCTGCCCAGGAGGATCGTGGTGATCCAGCAACTGCATTTTTATTAACACCTCCGCAGCTACGGCACTGGTGGGTGATCGAGCCGGTAGGCCTTGGATGCCGCTTGTGTGAGCAGGTGTGGGAGGTGTGGCGCAAAGCCCTGCGCAAAAGCTATTGGCCTGTGCGGGATCGAGGCTGTGGGCCCCAGGCCAGCGGTGGTGTCTGAGAAAGGAAAACTGCTGCATAACGCTCTGGAGTGCGCAGGCCTGGCCAAGCAGCGACCAAATGCCACCTGGATGTAATTGGGTAACGAATACCCCAGCGCGTGCGCCAAGATGGCGCAGCATGTGGCCATCAAAATGCCCCCAAGGACCATCGAGTAGCACTCGTTGTGCCTGGATGCTCGGCGGTGGCTGCTTCAGCCTGTGCAGTATTGCAAGCGCTTCGGGGGCGATATTCCAAAGGCGAGCGAGTTTCTGGCACATCGCAGCGTAGCTGGCGGCTTCGAAGGCGGTGCTGCTGTGGTGGCAGTGGTGGAGCAATTTCAGCAGCCTTGAGGTGCGCTTTGGGTGCAGGGGCGTTGCTGGGGCGAGCAGGGGAGCGTCGACAAGCGGGGTGCTGATCGTTTCCATCTGGCCGTTGTGCTTGTGAAATGCCCAGGCCACAGCGATCGCCGGGGCAATGCCTTCTGGGATGTTGTTGATGCGCGGCGGCCATTGGCCTTGCACATGGTGGATATCGATGGGGCGCCAACCCAGTGCCATAGCTTGTAGTACTTGTGTTCGATTCATGGTGATGAGTGTGCCAAGCGACCCCCGATTGAGGTGTGAAGGCGAAAAGATGCATTCGAACATCCCAGCTCAGGGCAGAAAATGTGGTTGTTTCTACCGAAGAATCGGGGGTTGCTTACTACGCTTGAGTACATGAATTCACAGCAAGAGTTTGTGTTGCGTTCCATTGAAGAGCGCGGCATTAAGTTTGTCCGCCTCTGGTTCACCGATATTTTGGGCTACCTCAAATCCGTGGCCGTGGCTCCCGCAGAGCTCGAGTCGGCATTTGAAGAGGGCATCGGCTTTGACGGCTCGGCCATCGAGGGCTTCTCGCGTGTATCCGAGGCCGACACCATTGCCATGCCGGATCCTTCCACCTTCCAGCTCTTGCCTTTCGACGACGACGATTCACCCCTGCAATCTGCCCGCATGTTCTGCGACATTATGAACCCCGATGGCAGGCCTTCCTATTCCGATCCCAGGCAGGTGCTTCGGCGCCAGATCCAAAAGGCCGCCGACGAGGGCTTTAGTTGCAGTGTTTCGCCCGAGATCGAGTTTTATTTGGTGCAGAGCCTATCCACCGATGGCAGGCCACCAATTCCTACCGATAATGGCGGTTACTTTGACCAGGCCAGCCGCAATGATGCGCCGCTGTTTCGTCGTGAAGCGATGTTGGCACTCGAACGCATGGGCATCCCCGTGGAATTCTCCCACCACGAAACTGCCCCTGGCCAGCAAGAAATCGACTTGCGCCATGCCGATGCGCTTACGATGGCGGATTCGATTATGACCTTCCGTTATGTAATGAAGCAGGTAGCGCTGCGCAACGGGGTGGCGGCAACCTTTATGCCTAAACCGTTTAGGAATTATGCAGGCTCGGCCATGCACACCCACATGTCGCTTTTTGAAGGCGACATGAATGCCTTCCATGACCCGGATGATGAATTCAGCTTGTCTAAGACCGCCAAGCAATTCATTGCAGGCATTTTGGAGCATGCCAACGAGATCTCGGCCATTACCAACCAATGGACGAACTCCTATAAGCGCATCCTCTTCGGCAACGAGGCGCCCACTGCCGCTACCTGGGGAGTGTCGAATCGCTCGGCGCTGGTGCGCGTGCCAACCTATCGCCTGACCAAGGAAGATTCTCGCCGCGTGGAGGTGCGCTCACCCGATAGTGCCTGCAACCCCTACCTGGCGCTTGCCGTGCTGCTGGGCGCGGGCTTAAAGGGCGTAAAAGAAGGCTATGAACTTCCCGATCCAGCAGAAGACGACATCGCACAACTTACTCGCCGTGAACGTCGCGCCATGGGCTACAAAGACCTTCCCATCAGCCTCGATCACGCGCTCAGGGCAATGGAGCAATCGGAGTTCGTAGCCGACATCCTAGGCGAGCACGTCTATGAGTATTTCCTGCGCAATAAGTGGCGCGAATGGCACGAATACCAAGAACAGATCACCCCTTGGGAGCTTTCCTCCAACCTGGATTATTAGCCCCGCAGCAATAGGCCAGCAGTGATAGGGCCTGCACACTGCGCCGAAGCCCCAAAGTTCTGCCTGCCCCGTGCCCCATACGGAAGGAAAATGAGGCAAAAGCAATGAGCCAACAGCCAACCAATACTCGCAAACCAGTACGAGGCCCGTTGCCCTCGGTGAGTGCGCTCGGCTTTCACGGTCAACATGCCGCCAAAGACCTCGAGTGGCTCGGCTGGTGGAACGAGGCCTCCCTGCCACTGTTGTGGGCGCTTGCCGGCACCGCCAACGAGGATTTGGCGTTAAATTCTCTCATCCGCTTCATGGAGGCCCTTGAGCCCAAGGAACGCGAAGAAGTCGACCTGGCAATCAGGGGCAACCTCGTGTTCCGCGTGCGCCTTTTTGCCCTTCTGGGTGGATCTTCAGTACTTGGCGATCACCTCGTGGCCCACCCGCACCTATGGCGTGAGCTGGATAAACCAATGCCCAACCGCGCTGGGATGTTCGTAGAATTGCTCAGTAGCGTTGAAGCAAAACCAGCACAGTTTCAGCCAACGCCACCAGAAGATGCAGAGCTTTCCATTGGCATGGAATTTGCCACCGAAGATCCCGCCATTGAAGAATGCTCCACCGCCGGAACCTACTGCGCGGGCATCGGTGGCCAAGAAGCAGAAGTCCTCCTAAGACGGACTTACCGCAACCTTTTGCTGCGCATTGCCGCGGTCGATTTGGCCGGCACCTACCTAGAAGATCCCCGAAGAGAAGGCCAGCCGGAGGTGGACTTTAGCGTTGTTACGTCAACGCTGGCCGATCTTGCCGACGCAGCTTTAACTGCCGCGCTGGCAGTAGCCGTGCGCAATACCTATGGTGATGAACCGCTCGATACCCACCTCGCCGTTCTTGCCATGGGCAAATGTGGTGCCAGGGAATTGAACTACATCTCCGATGTAGACGTGATCTTTGTTGCCGAACCCCCAAGCCCCGCGGCCACGAAACTGGCGGGTGAATTCATCCGCATTGGGTGCCGCAGCTTCTTCGAAGTCGATGCGGCACTGCGCCCCGAGGGCAAACGCGGCGCGCTTGTGCGCACACTGGATTCCCATGTGGCCTACTACAAGCGTTGGGCTGATACCTGGGAGTTTCAGGCGCTGCTAAAACACCGCCCCATGACGGGCTATATCCCACTGGCGCAGCAATACTCCGATGCCATCTCTCCACTGGTGTGGAATGCCAGCCAGCGCGACTCTTTTGTAGACGACGTGCAATCCATGCGCCGCCGCGTATTAGAAAACGTGCCGGCCGCCTTGAAATCCCGCGAGCTGAAATTGGGTGAAGGCGGCCTGCGCGATGTGGAATTCGCCGTGCAGTTATTGCAGCTTGTACACGGCCGCACCGACGAATCGCTACGCACCCTGGCCACAGTGGATGCCCTAGCGGCACTGGTAGAAGGTGGCTATATTGGCCGCGAAGACGGGGCCGAACTTACTCGTGCCTATGAGTTTTTGCGTCTGCTTGAACACCGCCTGCAACTGCACAAAGTCAAGCGCACCCACACCCTTCCCGCGCCCCAAGATCAAAAGAATCTGCGTTGGCTTGCGCGTTCGGCAGGGTTCCGCAGCTCCAAGCAGGGCAGCGCCATCGACGCGATGGACGAGCAATTACGCAAGGTGCGCCTGCATATCCAGAATCTGCACCGCAAGCTGTTTTATCGTCCGCTGCTCAATTCTGTGGCGGTGATGGACGCCGACACCATCAAGCTTTCCCCAGAGGCCGCCAAACTCCAGCTCGGCGCCCTTGGATACAAATTCCCCGATCGAGCCTTCGAGCACCTTCAGAAACTGGCTGCCGGCTCAAGCCGCAAGGCCAAAATCCAAAGCATGCTGCTGCCCACG
This window of the Corynebacterium pseudopelargi genome carries:
- the glnA gene encoding type I glutamate--ammonia ligase translates to MNSQQEFVLRSIEERGIKFVRLWFTDILGYLKSVAVAPAELESAFEEGIGFDGSAIEGFSRVSEADTIAMPDPSTFQLLPFDDDDSPLQSARMFCDIMNPDGRPSYSDPRQVLRRQIQKAADEGFSCSVSPEIEFYLVQSLSTDGRPPIPTDNGGYFDQASRNDAPLFRREAMLALERMGIPVEFSHHETAPGQQEIDLRHADALTMADSIMTFRYVMKQVALRNGVAATFMPKPFRNYAGSAMHTHMSLFEGDMNAFHDPDDEFSLSKTAKQFIAGILEHANEISAITNQWTNSYKRILFGNEAPTAATWGVSNRSALVRVPTYRLTKEDSRRVEVRSPDSACNPYLALAVLLGAGLKGVKEGYELPDPAEDDIAQLTRRERRAMGYKDLPISLDHALRAMEQSEFVADILGEHVYEYFLRNKWREWHEYQEQITPWELSSNLDY
- a CDS encoding bifunctional [glutamine synthetase] adenylyltransferase/[glutamine synthetase]-adenylyl-L-tyrosine phosphorylase — encoded protein: MSQQPTNTRKPVRGPLPSVSALGFHGQHAAKDLEWLGWWNEASLPLLWALAGTANEDLALNSLIRFMEALEPKEREEVDLAIRGNLVFRVRLFALLGGSSVLGDHLVAHPHLWRELDKPMPNRAGMFVELLSSVEAKPAQFQPTPPEDAELSIGMEFATEDPAIEECSTAGTYCAGIGGQEAEVLLRRTYRNLLLRIAAVDLAGTYLEDPRREGQPEVDFSVVTSTLADLADAALTAALAVAVRNTYGDEPLDTHLAVLAMGKCGARELNYISDVDVIFVAEPPSPAATKLAGEFIRIGCRSFFEVDAALRPEGKRGALVRTLDSHVAYYKRWADTWEFQALLKHRPMTGYIPLAQQYSDAISPLVWNASQRDSFVDDVQSMRRRVLENVPAALKSRELKLGEGGLRDVEFAVQLLQLVHGRTDESLRTLATVDALAALVEGGYIGREDGAELTRAYEFLRLLEHRLQLHKVKRTHTLPAPQDQKNLRWLARSAGFRSSKQGSAIDAMDEQLRKVRLHIQNLHRKLFYRPLLNSVAVMDADTIKLSPEAAKLQLGALGYKFPDRAFEHLQKLAAGSSRKAKIQSMLLPTLMEWLSQTADPDAGLLNYRKLSETLNDQTWFLRMLRDEGIVGQRLMRILGNSPYASDLILSTPNVIKQFGDGASGPKLLDTKIGTVSKSLVAAAGRHDNPKKAIAVARSLRRKELARIASADLLNMMEVEEVCRALSFVWDAVLEAALGAEIRASVAEEELDSPPARIAVIGMGRLGGAELGYGSDADVMFVCEPVEGVEENQAVKWAISVCDRMRQRLAKPSGDPPLEVDLGLRPEGRSGAVVRTLESYERYYERWGEVWEIQALLRATGIAGDMDLAERFLHMIDRFRYPDAGVTQKVIREVRRMKARVDNERLPRGADPKTHTKLGRGALTDIEWTVQLLTLMHAHTVPALRNTSTLASLDVIAQQQLLEKEKVETLKEAWLAATEARNAIVLVRGKRVDQLPQPGPQLAAVAGAAGWNPEDYQEFLEHYLRLTRRARQVVDEVFWGEAMPTEDER